From the genome of Scytonema hofmannii PCC 7110, one region includes:
- a CDS encoding response regulator has protein sequence MNFSNPEKNTILIVDDNPINLQILLALLANANFQVLVADDGEGAIQIAEISCPDLILLDVLMPNMDGFETCRRLKNNVATQDIPIIFLTALAQKADKVKGLNLGAVDYITKPLENEEVLARVKIHLSLRNLTKRLKEQNTRLETEIYERQQAEKKIQEQAALLDITTDAIFVRDANNLIRYWNKGAEHLYGWTAEEAIGKNTREILYKSETFSQLDEIQQTLADVGSWEGELHQVTKGDNSIIVASRWTLINNVEGQPNSILTVNTNITEKKQLEAQFLQAQRMESLGTLASGIAHDLNNTLTPMMMIIQLLETKLVGGQSREWISLLENNVRRAADLVKQVLYFSQGSEVQFATLQVRHLILEVEQILKQSFPKSINIVLDIPKPNLWSIYGDATQLHQVLMNLCINARDAMPVGGSLRISAKNVWVDAQYTRKNIDAKVGPYVAIAISDTGIGIPQEIIDRIFEPFFTTKDVGQGTGLGLSTVMGLVKSHGGFVSVKSEARKGAEFQIYLPVKQTIETDSILTIDNDDLSLGHGELVLVVDDDDSIREMTKTLLERNAYKVLVARDGMEAIALYTQHIREINVVLIDMMMPSMDGPTTIRILRKINPNIKIVGFSGLGSNHEMLKFLKDHVTTVLPKPFSLDELLSNLQLVLNAT, from the coding sequence ATGAATTTTAGTAATCCAGAAAAAAACACCATTCTGATCGTTGATGACAATCCTATCAACCTACAGATATTACTTGCTTTACTAGCAAATGCTAATTTTCAAGTTTTAGTGGCTGATGACGGGGAAGGTGCAATACAAATAGCAGAAATTTCTTGCCCAGATCTGATATTGTTAGATGTTTTAATGCCAAATATGGATGGCTTTGAAACTTGTCGTCGGTTGAAAAACAATGTAGCGACTCAGGATATCCCTATCATTTTTCTGACAGCCCTAGCACAAAAAGCAGACAAGGTCAAAGGTTTAAATCTTGGGGCTGTCGATTACATTACCAAGCCACTAGAAAATGAAGAAGTTTTAGCAAGAGTGAAAATTCATCTCAGCTTAAGAAATTTAACTAAAAGACTTAAAGAACAAAATACGCGTCTGGAAACAGAGATTTACGAGCGCCAGCAAGCAGAAAAGAAAATTCAAGAACAAGCAGCACTACTTGATATTACCACAGATGCAATTTTTGTTCGAGATGCAAACAACCTCATCCGTTATTGGAATAAAGGGGCTGAACATCTTTATGGATGGACAGCCGAAGAAGCTATTGGCAAAAATACTCGCGAAATTTTGTATAAATCGGAAACTTTTTCCCAACTTGATGAGATCCAACAAACATTGGCTGATGTTGGCTCTTGGGAGGGTGAGTTACATCAAGTTACAAAAGGGGATAACTCAATTATTGTTGCTAGCCGATGGACATTGATAAATAATGTGGAAGGGCAACCGAATTCTATCCTGACCGTCAACACAAACATAACGGAGAAGAAACAACTAGAAGCACAATTTCTGCAAGCGCAACGCATGGAAAGTTTGGGGACTCTAGCAAGTGGTATCGCTCACGATCTCAACAATACCCTAACCCCAATGATGATGATAATTCAACTGCTAGAAACCAAATTGGTGGGTGGGCAAAGTCGCGAATGGATTTCTTTATTAGAAAACAATGTGAGACGTGCAGCCGACTTAGTCAAACAGGTATTGTACTTCTCACAAGGTAGTGAAGTTCAATTTGCTACTTTACAAGTCAGGCATTTAATTTTGGAAGTTGAGCAGATTCTCAAACAATCATTTCCCAAATCCATCAATATCGTTTTAGATATTCCCAAACCAAACCTCTGGAGTATCTATGGTGATGCTACCCAACTTCACCAAGTTCTTATGAATCTCTGTATCAATGCTCGCGATGCAATGCCAGTAGGCGGCTCTTTACGAATTTCTGCAAAAAACGTTTGGGTAGATGCTCAATATACGCGCAAAAATATTGATGCTAAAGTGGGACCTTATGTTGCGATCGCAATATCTGATACAGGAATAGGCATTCCTCAAGAAATCATAGACAGAATTTTTGAACCATTTTTCACAACAAAAGATGTGGGTCAAGGTACGGGACTTGGATTGTCCACAGTTATGGGTCTTGTTAAAAGCCACGGTGGATTTGTGAGCGTGAAAAGTGAGGCAAGGAAGGGAGCAGAATTTCAGATCTATTTACCAGTCAAGCAAACGATAGAAACAGACAGTATATTAACAATAGATAACGATGATTTATCGCTAGGACATGGAGAATTGGTTCTTGTCGTTGATGATGACGATTCAATTCGTGAAATGACTAAAACTTTGTTAGAAAGAAATGCTTATAAAGTTTTAGTTGCTCGTGATGGAATGGAGGCAATCGCCCTATACACGCAGCATATCCGCGAAATCAACGTTGTCTTGATTGACATGATGATGCCTTCTATGGATGGTCCAACAACGATCCGCATTTTAAGAAAGATAAATCCAAACATTAAGATAGTTGGTTTTAGCGGACTTGGGTCAAACCATGAGATGTTAAAATTTTTGAAAGATCATGTCACAACTGTTTTACCAAAGCCTTTCTCTTTAGACGAGTTGTTAAGTAATTTACAGCTTGTTTTGAATGCTACTTAG
- a CDS encoding DNA-binding response regulator: protein MAKETVKKILVIENKAETRKLFLSCLKAEGFHAISAENGAIAVQRAQQELPDLIISEVLLPKLDGFKVLTALRQNPATAIIPFIFVTAKVSRTDIRKGMELGADDYITKPCTLDELLKAIAARLQRQAILQTLYGAAPTSVTENPSGDSCGASRTNAGTPRGKTSTDTFLYSGSKNLEVASAKRSFSPNSIMKSDEPQSILPNDPELREVFRFIEANYNQQITLSNVAEAVGYSPAYLTNLVRRQTGQTVQGWIIERRMAAARSLLLETNHRVEEIAAQVGYFHTVHFFRQFRQYHGTTPQAWRRTQLAQYKAQYKQEQQNG from the coding sequence ATGGCAAAGGAAACGGTGAAAAAGATTCTAGTGATTGAAAATAAAGCAGAAACCCGAAAACTTTTTCTTTCATGCCTAAAAGCTGAAGGTTTCCATGCGATCAGTGCTGAAAACGGTGCGATCGCAGTTCAACGAGCACAACAAGAGTTACCCGATCTAATCATCAGCGAAGTTTTGTTGCCAAAACTCGATGGTTTTAAAGTTCTAACAGCATTGCGCCAAAATCCAGCCACAGCAATTATTCCTTTTATTTTTGTTACAGCTAAAGTCAGTCGCACTGATATTCGCAAAGGCATGGAATTGGGAGCAGATGATTACATCACAAAACCTTGTACATTAGATGAATTACTCAAAGCGATCGCAGCTCGCTTGCAGAGACAAGCCATTCTTCAAACGTTGTATGGAGCAGCACCCACATCAGTAACAGAAAATCCTTCCGGAGATAGTTGCGGCGCGTCTAGGACGAACGCAGGGACTCCAAGGGGCAAAACCTCTACTGACACTTTTCTATACTCTGGTTCTAAGAACCTGGAAGTAGCTTCTGCAAAGCGAAGCTTTTCACCCAATAGCATCATGAAATCGGACGAGCCTCAGTCAATTCTGCCCAACGATCCGGAATTGAGAGAGGTCTTCCGCTTTATTGAAGCAAACTACAATCAACAGATAACTTTAAGTAACGTAGCTGAAGCTGTGGGTTATTCTCCAGCTTATCTCACTAATCTTGTGAGACGGCAAACAGGACAAACTGTACAAGGTTGGATTATCGAGCGTCGAATGGCAGCTGCACGTTCCTTACTGTTAGAAACTAATCACAGAGTAGAAGAAATCGCTGCCCAAGTTGGGTATTTTCACACAGTTCATTTCTTTCGCCAGTTTCGCCAGTATCATGGAACAACTCCCCAAGCCTGGAGAAGAACACAGCTTGCTCAGTACAAAGCCCAATACAAGCAAGAGCAACA